The DNA sequence gtctgtgagagccagaaatcttgcttgtttgtaggtgaccaaatactttttttccatcataatttgcaaataaattcattaaaaatcctacaatgtgattttctggattttttttctcaatttgtctgtcatagttgacgtgtacctatgatgaaaattacaggcctctctcatctttttaagtgggagaacttgcacaattggtggctgactaaatacattctttccccactgtattttcttGTCAATATTCAGAAAAAATATTTTCATCACTGTTCTGCAACATATGCTTAAACAATTGAAGTGTTTGCTGTTGTAGTCCTGAGGGATAATGTTTTCTTTATAAATGTGGTTTTATGTTCTACATCTACAAAAGCACGGCATAATGCTATCGAAATTAGCCCTGGAGCATTTAATAGTGCTAGAAAACAATACAAAAATACGTTTGGAGATTTGTATTACACATTTGAATGACCTAATGTTAGCATTAAACAATCAAGGACTTTAAACACTTGTTGGACAATAATTGTAAAAATTAAATGCCTTTTATGGTGTCTGGTGGAGTTTACATAAATCCAGTTAGTTGGGAGGTTATTCCTTTACATGGAACAACCTCCAGTTAGTTAGGAGGTTGTTTCTTTACATGGAACAACCTCCAGTTAGTTGGGAGGTTGTTCCTTTACATAGTGTGATAGCGGATACTTTGTTCTatcaaaatatacactaccagtcaaaattttggacacacctacaaaGCTGTCAAGTTtggagagtgtgcaaagctgtcatcaaggcaaagggtggctatttgaagaatctcaaatataaaatacatatatatttggttactacatgattccatgtgtgttatttcatagttttgatgtcttcactattattctacaatgtagaaaatagtaaaaataaagaaaaacccttgaatgagtagatgtgtccaaacttttgactggtactgtatatttaaaatGTTGTTAATATTAAGGCAAATATTTGAGATTGTCCCATCTTTCAAGAGTCCCTGAGTTCTTAAACAGCAGCATTTTCTCTcatcctcatggcaaaatgtgtaaaatagcatgagattagctggGAATTTGCGTGGGCCCCGCGAAACTGCCCTACCTCACTGCATTTCTTCCTTGATTTTTATAGCTCTCCCTCTGCTCTAGTGCATATTGTTGTGTACATTTTGTTTGCAATACCAGAACTGTTTATTTTAGGGCCCACTCTAGCTAATATACATTATTATTGTGATATACAGTACTTGAGGGGCTGGAATGTGATGGTCTTAGCAAAATAATAACTTAATAATGACTATTCCTCTTttcaaatcttttttttttaagtcGAAGACTGTGGCTGAAGTGAAAGTTACATAATTAAAGTGTCACTGTTCTCTGTGACTCTGTGATCAAACCTCAATCTCTATGTATGACTCTGTTGTCTAGGCTCATATCAGCGTCACATGTCCCCTTACCATTACCTGATTATCCTTTAACATTTAGTTATCTCTGTGATTCAATACTGAAATGCACTACTGTATACCTGGGATCAGAGTTACTCAATTCCTGAATCTCAAATCATTCCATGTTTTCTACAAAGTGCATTATTTTTGTCCAGGGCCATTTAAAAACGCTGCACCTATTGCACTGGTTAAAATGGGTAATGGCACTTGTGATTTGTCTCTATTTCTCAGTGGCTCTGGGGAGACCGCATGGAGTCATGGATGAATGGAAACCAGCTTTGCCCCAGAGAGAGATCTACCCAGTCCTGCGAGACCAGAAAAAACCTGCTGGCTGGAACACCGAGGCGATTGTAAAACAAACCCAGCTTAGTTCTGTGGTGGAGGAGAAACCTGATGAACTGAGCCCCCTGGTGCTGGAGAAACCAGAAGAGCTGAGCCCCCTGGTGCGGAAGAATCTAATGGAACCCAGCCTAGATGTGCAGGTGATTCCAGTAAGACATGAAAAGCCAGCTGAATTGATGCCAGTGGTTCAGGAGAAACCAGAGACAGAAGACACTGTGGAGCTGGAGAAACCAGTAGAGAAAGCCCAGGAGAAACCAGTAGAGAAAGCCCAGGAGAAACCAGTAGAGAAATCCCAGGAGAAACCAGTAGAGAAAGCCCAGGAGGATGCAAAAGAGCTGAGCCCTCCAGTGCAGGACAAACTAGAAGAGAAAGCCCAGGATAAACTAGAAGAACTGAGCCCTGTCGCGCAGGAGAAACTAAAAGAGAAAGCCCAGGAGAAACCAGAAGAACTGAGCCCTGTCGCGCAGGAGAAACCAGAAGAACTGAGCCCTGTCGCTCAGGAGAAACCAGAAGAAATTAGCCCTGTCGCGCAGGAGAAACCAGAAGCACTGAGCCCTGTCGATCAGGAGAAACCAGAAGCACTGAGCCCTGTCGATCAGGAGAAACCAGAAGAACTGAGCCCTGTCGAACAGGAGAAACCAGGGGAAGATGTGGCCCCTGTGGAGTTGGTGGAGGTGGGCCCAGCAGCAGAGGAAGAGGCTCAGCCTGAGCAGGAGATGGAGGCTGAGATGGAAGAGGATCTACTTCGGATGGAAGATCCCGAGATGGGGAAAGCAGAGATGGAAGAAGCAGAGATGGGGTTAAAGATGGAACAACTAGAGATGGAAGAACTAGCAATGGGGGAACTAGAGATGGAAGAAAAAGAAATGGAAGAACCAGAAATTGAGAAAAAAGAGATAGAAGAACCAAAGATGGAGGAGCCAGAAGTACAGATGGAACCTGAAGTAGAAATGGAGCCAGAGGGGGAGATGGCGCTTGCAATGGACGAGGGACTCACACACCAAGAGGAGGGCCCTCTTATGGAGGGTGAATATGTGATGGCTGAAGAGCCAATCATGGAGTTGGAACCACTACCAGAGGACAGTGTGATTGAACAGTATTGGAGAGGAGGCAGTCCTAAGGATGGCAACAAGATGGCTCCAGAAATGATGTATCCGTTTGATCTGCAAGAGGAGCCAATGACAGAACTGGAGCCATTGCTAAGGGAGGGGCCTGGCCTGGAGGAAGAAGATGAGTATGTCATGGCAGAACAACCAATCATGGAGCTGGAGCCTGAAATGAGGGATATGCCTTTTGGAGAGAATCCAATCATGACAGATTACGCCATCAAGGGGGAGGAGCCAGTGAGGGAACTGATGGAAGACATGGGGCCTACAATGGAGGGGGAGTACTTCCTGGCTGAGGAACCAATCATGGAGCTGGAACCTGAAATGAGGGAAAGGCTGTACACTGGGCATTATCCAATGACAGACTCAGCTGTGATGGTAGAGGAGCCAATGATGGAGTTGGAACCTCTAGAAGGGGAGAGGCGTCTTAGGGAAGAGCGTTTTCTATTGGAGGAGGGGGTTCGAGTAAGGGAGAGGTCTCTCATGGAGCAGCCAATGATGGACGAGGGCCCCATGATGGATGGAGCGGCGCACATGTGGGTGGAGCCAGAGAGGGAGAGGCGATCTTTAAATATGGAGGAGGTGGGGCTAATGGAGAACATGGCCCAACGTGAACCTACaggtgagagggatggagggaggtccacgtatacacacacacacacactcacatgacatacacacacacacacacacacacacaatcacacacacacacacatctcacagGAGGTTTGTGgctccttaattggggaggaggggctcgtggtaatggctggagcggaattagtggaatggtatcgaatacatcaaacacatgctttccatgtgtttgatgccattccattccctCAGCTgcctcctgtgacacacacacacgcacacacacacacacacacacacacacacacacacacacgcacacacacgtgtaACTAATGGAATGATGTTGCAATGCTGATTTCTACCACAGGGAGGGGCTCCTGCAGTGGTATGGTCCTGGAGGGGAAATGCTACCAGTTCTTCAGAGGCCCAAAGACGGCTTCAGATGCTGAGGTGAGTGGGAACTAATATCTTATTTTTTCCATGTTTTAATGttttctctgtccttctctgttTTGTCTCTCAGTGAATCGTTCACCATCTCTAATTCAACAAACATGTAAACATTTATTCAGTGTTTTCTCTGCTCCTCTGCAGTTCTACTGCCAGGCTAACTTCCCTCCTGGCCACCTGGCGTCCATCACCAGTCAGACCATCCACAGACAGGTCATGAACCTTATGCTGCAACAGACCGGAGGATATACACGCACCTGGGTCGGAGGACTACGCTACCTGGAcgtgagtgtgtgaatgtgtttgtgtgtgtgtgtgtgtgtgtgtgtgtgtgtgtgtgtgtgtgtgtgtgtgtgtgtgtgtgtgtgtgtgtgtgtgtgtgtgtgtgtgtgtgtgtgtgtgtgtgtgtgtgtgtgtgtgtgtgtgtgtgtgtgtgtgtgtgtgtgtgtgtgtgtgtgtgtgtgtgtgtgtgtgtgtgtgtgtgtcactaacctgtttattttcatatttgtttacacattttctcctctctactctgtcagacTGGTCGCTTCATCTGGTTGGACGGTGCCCACTGGTCCTATGAGGATTGGCTGCCTGGCGAGCCCAATCACACGGCAGGGGTGGAGAACTGTCTGGAGCTACTGGCAGTTGGTACGTACGACTGAAAGCTAACTAATGTATTGTTGAAAATACATCCATACTCCCATGGAGAGTATGGAAGGATAGCTATGGATAATATAATGACTGATGACTTACACAATTGAATAACACTTTGTTGTTCTGTTATATGGGCCATTATGCATTTGTTTGCTTTCTGCTTTTCAGGAAATGGGAAGTTCAACGACATGCCGTGCTGGGATCTGCGAGCGTTCATCTGCTCTCACCCTGTCTAgggaacagtaaaaataaagatgacctgcctagacactgatctaaggtcagattACATTCTTCACCCCAGTGTGGAAGATTTGTGGGGAAGTTGCTCCTAGAGCTGTTAGTGCATCCTCTATCCCGAGCTCTAGGAAGACAGCTGTCTCAGAGTTTGTGACCCTTTCACTTTGAACCTATGGTCTCTTTTGAACCAATGGCCTCTAAACTATCAGTTCCACTTGGAATCTCAGGAGGTTTCCAGTTTGAGCCACGGTGGATTCAGGTGGCTTCAGTGGTGACAAACATTCTTAAACATGTAATTGCACTTACACTGTAAGATATTATTTCTCAATGATAAAAATCTATTTTAGAGCTATAGGAAAGCATTTGTTATATTTTGAAGATAGAACTATGTTCATATGTTTGTGTAAAAGTTATGTAAATGACTCTAATTAATTCTATAAAGGGACATTTTTGTTAGAAATGTTCTTGGTCCTGTGTTTCAGTATTACTAACTTCtctttgtgtgtgcatgtttgctcACTGGTCTCATGTTTGAGATGACTCCATGTTTTGGCAGCCAGTTATAGTTAAGCTTTAGGGTCATAGCAAAGAGCTGTCCCCATACTAGGCCCATTTATGACTCACGTACAGCCCACATTAGACGCATACATTAGGTCATTCCaccaattaggtgccttttgagtagtgtaacttgGGGAAAAATCTACGttttatttcacctaattttaacattctgtcataaagagcacatgttaatcttaataaaaaaacatgttttcccatcacAAGaggttacatttaaaaaaaagactaTAGTAgatgcctattaagtgccaaataaatgTACAGGGTTaaccgtaacagggttgattaATTCATCTTAAATCCCCTTGTGAtatggggaatggaagcttgttgtgtgcaacagggagtggcaattgaatgcaaaatgtaattgttaaaacatttctagcctgtctatctatgggtaagaAGGTTGACGTGTTATGTacgacccgctcagttttccgCCACAatacaccagaaaatggccaaaaagagtagaaccatactgtactactgtaaagGCTGCTACACACTTTACCCAAATTACACAAACGCAGCGAAGGAGCGTTGCTTTTTACTAGTGCAGCTCAAATCTTGGAAcggacagtactgtatgtcaccTCTGTAGCTCTGTTTGCTAGTGGGGTGTGTAGGCCCCCGTTTATATCCGGTGCTAACATGGGTCCTTTCTCCTGATCTTGTCTACATTCTGATTGTGACCACATTTCCAGAAATGTGTCTACAAATGGTATTAAAATGTGTATTTTATCCGTCCACTGCGtctgcattgtgaccagatttcctggtcCCTTACTTTAAGCAAATTATTTCACAGCTATTCtttgaaaataatatttatttatttatagtaaGACACATATTGATGTAGTCAGTTACTGGTGCCACCTGTAAATGATTTTTAGAGGGAGGAataatgatgatttaaatggtttctcTGTCCAGATCTGTCTACCAGATGCGTGTCTGACTACCTGTAGAAGTGGGCAGGacgatctgatcacaatcagatcacaatgtgtattttgattgtctacacctgtctaaaaatgtggaCACAATCATAacgtggacaagatcaggacaaatgaAGCAAGTTAGAACCAAGAATAAACGCTGCCTAAATCGCTCTGGTTAAGGGACTGTTTTAAATGTACAAGGGTGAAGAGGGGGGGTTGTCTAGCATATtttttttgctttggggagggttgtgtgtttttttcccTGCTTTACATTCACACTAGCAGGTTTGACTATATAATTTCTTCCATCCTAGTCAAATGTCCTAATCTGCTTGCATGCGcctcccctatatcaaggtgttttggtacttcccttcTCCACACCATGCTTATCTACACCCTAACtctaccacaggtcaatatagtgtATCAGGCTAACTGTATATGCTGCCTTccatccaccattcatagtgacaatggtggtaggtggatcgtttgtccagatctgcaatgCTGTATGCTAACTAacaatcataccacacataaaatAATTCAAAGCTGCACCAATTTTCAATATAAGCGGAGAGGCCAGGTGCGCATCAAACACACAACTCAAAAAGCTCCCCTGTcgatcttgtttagggacaatataatgatcctacctagactagcctacaacaccacattgcaatgaataattgcactattgttttcaagtgagtacaacaTTCTACTCTAGGCTGAAAACTGAAGCGAAAATGTCATTGCAATAACAGAGGAAAAGAGCCCTGTGATTTGAATATTtcattccattcattccatttggAATAGATGTGGGTCTACTTTCGATGCGCTGTCTGTTGCggatcatcattctcccaagtcgtcCTTTAATAATGTAGCCACATATACTGCCGGCTggccagttattcaggaaagcctAAACAGCactctgcctcctctccaatcCGAGTGGCTATTCCTTGCACACCTAGAACCTAATACTTCAATATAGccaacatttttgtcatttaaccTTCAATCTATTACCTTTTATGTGTGGCATAAAAacaaccagtcacaatgttttaatctgattattgttttacagtacaaggggagggcCGTATGAAAATATTTTTAACGTTGGGGAGGGGGATCcctaagagcatctgctaaattactaaaatgtaaatgtaaccagctcacctgcttttacactataaTTTGACTAATAGAtgttgaatgttttttttttttgtttttttttaaaaggaatagtttcaccatattaaagtTCAGTTCACGTAAACAGGTTGACCATAAAataatgaatcactaatcacatgaaataaataatactcTTCAGACattactttgtcaaagcaacaaaataactagggctttacaatgatggtgtgaacttggagaaatgttgggaTTAAGTCGGTTATATTCGTCCTATAAGTCACAGAGGATGCACAGAGGGActgctgaattttggcactttagcaagtctttattcgtattaataataatttataaaatgttccatgcagtctatattaaagggcacttcatatAACAGGCACTTAATTTAACCGGCTTTTAAAATTCCATatttgtgcacaatttctacttaaaatatcagaGAGACACAAAAGGCACTCATTTGGTGGAACGTCCCACTAGCTACATGGCCCATATACAACCCATACACAGCTTGCTCTCTTCATCTGCCTCACAATTTCTAACGTTACAGTGttttctgcatgtcatctgtaaGGTCAGGGAAGAGCCACTCTGTCCAAGCAAGCGTTAGTTCCCGGGCCAACCGTCTCCCATGACGACCAGGGCTGCTCACATCCAGCTCTTGTATTAGAACTCAGTCTCTCATTTTCCACGGGGATGGCAAAGAGTGTGTATGCATCTGTTTGTGAATATGTGCCAGTTCGTATGAGAAGTTGAGAGAATAGACAGAACAACTGTACGTCCATCCACACCCATCCCCCAGGAGCTTAGAAgcctttgacacacacacacacacacacacacagacagtatgAAGCCTGTTGGGACTCACACATAGCTGTGTATGAGTGTGATTACAGAAGCTGTTTATGGGCTACTGAGACAGAGGCAGGATTATCAGCTCTCAGGTGACAGTCAACCCTGTCTAATCTTTCTATTTTAATCAATAattaccaaacacacacagacatatcaCACACAATGTCAGTACACAAATTCTCTCACGTACAAACACACAAACTGAAATGGAAACCAGTGCTAATCTCTCTCGCTCCACCCAGTGGTTGAGAAAGGCAACCTTAAAGGGTTGCCTGTTTGGATGATCCGAAACAGGGTCATTGTTCATTTCCCGGGAACCGGGCCATTGGCAGGGTTTAGATCAGCCCTCACAACACAACTCCCATGGTGTTGAACTCTAGACCAGCTTTGCAACGCATTATATGAAAATGGCGACCTCATCCAATCATATCTGTAGATTCAACACATTCAAGCCGGGTTAGTCACAGTCACTAAACAGAGAGTGTTGTCCTCTGAAGAATGTTATACTGTTGAACCCTTTCACCACTTGATGACAGTCATTTTATAGTTTGCAGACATCTAAAAACAGTTACTGTCAATAGAAATGATGAAACACAGAAGTTTGATAAAACATGATGAAAGCCACACACTGTAATATATGCATTTAATCAAAGAGTGGGCCACCAACAAACCATCAAAGAGTGGGCCACCAACAAACCATCAAAGAGTGGGCCACCAACAAACCATCAAAGAGTGGGCCACCTAAGTAAACCATTTTCATTGAGCATGCTATTTAGTCAGGACTAGGcataaaggtccaatgcagacgtttttatctcaatatctgggtagcaattaagtaccttactgtgattgttttaatttAAAAAgggttaatatatatatatatatatatatatatatatatatatatatatatatatatatatacagtaccagtcaaaagtttggacacacctacacattccagggtttttctttatttttactattttctacattgtagaataatagtgaagacatcaaaactatgaaataacacacatggaatcatgtagtaaccaaaaaagtgttaaacaaatcaaaatatattttatatttgagattcttaaaatagccaccctttgccgtgattacagctatgcacactcttggcattctctcaaccagcttcatgaggtagtcacctggaatgcatttcaattaacaggtgtgccttcttaaaagttaatttgtggaatttctttccttcttaatgcatttgagccaatcagttatgttgtgacaaggtagggggggggggggggtatacagaagatagccctatttggtaaaagaccaagtccatattatggcaagaacagctcaaataagcaaagagaaacgacagtccatcattactttaagacatgaaggtcagtcaatccggaaaatttcaagaacttttaaagtttcttcaagtgcagtcgcaaaaactatcaagcactatgatgaaactggctctcatgaggaccgccacaggaatggaagacccagagttacctccgctgcagaggataagttcattagaattgcagcccaaataaatgcttcacagagttcaagtcacagacacatctcaacatcagccttcatggtcgaattgctgcaaagaaaccacttctaaaggacaccaataataagaagagacctgcttgggccaagaaacacgagcaatggacattagaccggtggaaatttgtcctttggtctggagtcaaaattggagatttttggttccaaccaccgtggctttgtgagatgcggtgtgggtgaacggatgatttctgcatgtgcatttcccaccgtaaagcatggaggaggaggtgttatggtgtgaggatgctttgctggtgacactgtctgtgatttatttagaattcaaggcacacttaaccagcatggctaccacagcattctgcagcgatatgccatcccatctggtttgggcatagtgggactatcatttgtttttcaacaggacaatgacccaacacacctccaggctgtgtaagggctatttgaccaagaaggagagtgatggagtgctgcatcacgtgacctggcctccacaatcccccgacctcaaccaaattgagatggtttgggatgagtcggacggcagagtgaaggaaaagcagccaacaagtgctcagcatatgtgggaactccttcaagactgttggaaaagcattccaggtgaagctggttgagagaatgccaagagtgcgcaaagctgtcgtcaagaaaaagggtggctatttgaggaatctcaaatataaaatatatttgatttgtttaacacttttttggttactacatgattccatatgtgttatttcatagttttgatgtcttcactattattctacaatgtagaaaatagtaaaaaataaagaaaaacccttgaatgagttggtgtgtccaaacttttgactggtactgtaaaacacaggaaaaactgaattttcactgcactgggcctttaattaaTATTGACTGATCTGGGTTGCTCTAACTATCATTGTGTGTAGGTGATGTTGatggtgtttgtagtgatgatgATAATGCTGATGATAATGCTGTTGCTGCTGATGATAATGACGATGAtgagtttgtgcgtgtgtgtgtgtaggcgttGGCTCTGAGGCAGTTCCTGGAGAATAACCGGCAGAAGGTGAATCTCCTGGATAAAGTGGTGCTGGAGATCGGGGCAGGGACAGGTTTACTGTCTATTGTGGCTAGTCTACTGGGTgagtctgtccatctgtctctttGTCAGTCTGGCTAACTGTATAATAGCCAATGGCTAGTCTCCTAGGTGAGTCTGTCAGTTGGTGATGTGATTTGACACACTGATTAGTTTCCCAACTGACTGTTCCTCTTGTGTCCTGTTTTCCAGATGCCTGGGTAACAGCCACCGACCTGCCCGAAATCCTTCCCAATCTGACCTTTAACCTCTCTCGGAACTCCAAGGGCCGCTACCGCTACACGCCCCAGGTGAGGGCAGTCACGACCTCGAGAAAGACTTCCCCTGCACTTCCTGTAGCTATGACTTCGTGCTGGCAGCCGATGTGTTGTATCACCACGAGTACCTGGAGGAGCTGCTGGCGACCATGCGCCACTTCTGCAAACCAGGAAGTGGCACCACACTGATGTGGGCCAATAAGGTGAGGTTCCAGTCAGACCTGAAGTTCACAGAGCGCTTTAAGTGTTGTTTTAATACAACACTGATGACAGAGCTAAAGGAGGGGGACGTGATGATCTACAAGGCCACGGcacgagagggggagagggagaggggagagggaggagaggggagaagagggaaagggggagaggggatagaaTGGAGAGACCAGGGAGTAGAGGAGCTAGACTCAGAGGGGAAGTGTTGAGAAAGACAAAGAAGAGATAGAGATTGTTCTCCACTGTGGATGGATGAAACAGGAGCTCACTAGCTCACTACAGACTGATTGAAGCCCATTTTGTGGGTGCATTCCCCTCACCAACATACACTATTATTAGACAGACAACAAAAGCTGATTCTGGGTTTCAATGACATTCCTGTGAGCTACATTATATTTACAACATTTTTACAACCCATGTCCTGCCAAAACCCAGAAACCAAAATGACTCAAAACCATGTGACTTTTCAAAATGCAATTTTATCTACCAGTGTTTTTTCATACATTTGATACATTGACAAATGTTTTGTAAATAAATGTGCTTTGCACTACAGTGTGAAAAACATGTTCATTTCTCCCTACTTACGCATAGTCTGCACTGGCATCACCACAGATATTCTGAAAGTTACTATATATACTCAGACATCTACTAGACAGTATCACCTGCATTTACAACTATGGTTAACAAACCCTTGTCCACTATACATGAAAACAGACTAGTTCAAGAAGGTAAGCtcttacactgagtatacaaaacattaggaacacctgctctttccatgacagaatgaccaggttgaatccaggtgaaagttagaatcccttattgatgtcacttgttaaatccacttcaaatcagtgtagatgaaggggaggagacaggttaaataatgatttttaagcctagagacaactgagacatagattgtgtatgtgtgccattcagagggtgaatgggcaagacaaaaaatggaagtgcctttgaacggggtatggtagtaggtgccaggcgcaccggtttgtgtcaagaactgcaacgttgctgggtttttcatgcccaacagtttcccgtatgtaACAAGAATGGTCcttccacccaaaggacatccagccaacttgacacaattgttggaagcattggagtcaacgtgggccagcatccctgtggaacgctttcgacaccttgtagagtccatgccccaatgaattggggctgttctgagggcaaaaggggtggggggggtgggggtgcaactcaatattaggaaggtgttcctaatgtttggtatactcagtatatATTGACAAATTTAGTAAACTGTTTCTTAGCACATTTCACTAGTGCTATAGTGAGCAGAATCAGAAAGCATCTCATTTTCTCACTCATACACGCACACCTATGTCTTGACGATGCGAAATTATCTGTCAGTATGCGTTGAGAATACAGAATATCTATTGCTGGGCCCATCTGAAGTACAAAGGTCCAAAGTCCATCTAACAGGTTCACTCTAGGAGCAGCGGAacagtctctcagtctcaaccAATGAGCAGTCAGTACACCGTGCCACTCAACAGTTCCATTTCCATGGCAACGTTATTGTGTAGAACCTGATTTGGTGTTCTGTTCTGGACTGTCTGAGTGTTTGTCTGGGTCCAGGTGTC is a window from the Coregonus clupeaformis isolate EN_2021a chromosome 23, ASM2061545v1, whole genome shotgun sequence genome containing:
- the LOC121536200 gene encoding titin; translation: MKILVLLLLSLTVALGRPHGVMDEWKPALPQREIYPVLRDQKKPAGWNTEAIVKQTQLSSVVEEKPDELSPLVLEKPEELSPLVRKNLMEPSLDVQVIPVRHEKPAELMPVVQEKPETEDTVELEKPVEKAQEKPVEKAQEKPVEKSQEKPVEKAQEDAKELSPPVQDKLEEKAQDKLEELSPVAQEKLKEKAQEKPEELSPVAQEKPEELSPVAQEKPEEISPVAQEKPEALSPVDQEKPEALSPVDQEKPEELSPVEQEKPGEDVAPVELVEVGPAAEEEAQPEQEMEAEMEEDLLRMEDPEMGKAEMEEAEMGLKMEQLEMEELAMGELEMEEKEMEEPEIEKKEIEEPKMEEPEVQMEPEVEMEPEGEMALAMDEGLTHQEEGPLMEGEYVMAEEPIMELEPLPEDSVIEQYWRGGSPKDGNKMAPEMMYPFDLQEEPMTELEPLLREGPGLEEEDEYVMAEQPIMELEPEMRDMPFGENPIMTDYAIKGEEPVRELMEDMGPTMEGEYFLAEEPIMELEPEMRERLYTGHYPMTDSAVMVEEPMMELEPLEGERRLREERFLLEEGVRVRERSLMEQPMMDEGPMMDGAAHMWVEPERERRSLNMEEVGLMENMAQREPTGRGSCSGMVLEGKCYQFFRGPKTASDAEFYCQANFPPGHLASITSQTIHRQVMNLMLQQTGGYTRTWVGGLRYLDTGRFIWLDGAHWSYEDWLPGEPNHTAGVENCLELLAVGNGKFNDMPCWDLRAFICSHPV